From the Porphyrobacter sp. CACIAM 03H1 genome, the window ATCGCTTCGTTGAAGGTTGCGAATTGCGCACGGATTCGCGGCAGGTCGCAATCGTTCGGCGTCGGCGTCAGGGCGGCGTCGGTCATGGTTTTTCAGCGATACCCGTCAGTTGCGGCGCGGTTCATGGTGGCACCCCTTCCGCGCTCTGGCATAACCCCGTGTCGCCGGGCATAGTCCGGCGTCTTCCAGAGTTCGCATTTGATAAGGAAAGTGGCACGAATAAGGCGAAATGGTTTCAGGTAAAGCGAATTCGTCATCGACCGGTCGTGATGCCGGGGAGGATCGCCGCGTCCGGCGGCGGGGCGAGCGGCGGGCCAAACCCCCGCTCACCGAGGCGAATTTGCGCGACCTTGCGCTGCATTACGCCGCCCGCTTCGCGTCCACGGGGGCGCGGCTCGAGGCCTATCTTTCGCGCAAGATCAGGGAACGCGGCCTGGCCGAGGATTCCGACGGGCGGACCATCGATCCCGATCTCCCCGCGCTCGTCGCCCGGCTGGCGGAACTGGGCTATGTCGATGACGATGCCTATGCCCGGATGCGCGCCCGCGATCTGGGGGCGCGGGGCTACGGCGCGCGGCGTGTGGAGGAGAGCCTGCGCCATGCCGGGGTCGGCGATGCATTGCGTGCCGCCCATGCTCCGGGCGAGGCGGCGAGCCGCCACGCCGCGGTGCTGATGGCGAGGAAGCGCCGGCTCGGCCCCTTCGGCAGGGCGGAGGACGAGGCCGATCCGCTCGTGGCAGGCAAGGCCCGCGAAAAAGCCGTTGCAGCAATGCTGCGCGCAGGCCACCAGTACGAGCATGTGAAGGCCATCCTCGCCGCCGCGCGGATCGAGGATGTCGAGGAATGGCTCGCCGAGGCGGGCGATGATGAAGGGATCGAAGGGCAATGGTGAGGCACATTCTGGCCGCAGCGGGGCTGACGCTGGGAACGCTTGCTGCCTGTTCCCCCGGCGGGGGCGCGACTGCGACTGCGCAGAGCCCAGCGCCGCCCGCCGCCACCGCCGCCGCGCGCCACCCTGTCTCGGGGCTTCGGGTGATCGACCTCACCGTGGAGCGCGGGGGCAAGCGGCTGCCCTTCCGGGTTGAGCTTGCCGACACGCCCGAGGCCCAGGCGCGCGGGCTGATGTTCCGCACCCAGCTCGGCGACAACGAGGGGATGATCTTCCCCTCCGCCGTGCCCGAGACGCGCAGCTTCTGGATGAAGAACACGCCCCTGTCGCTCGACATCATCTTCATCGGGCCGGACGGGCGGATCGCCAACATCGCGGCGAACACCGTGCCCTATTCGCTCGATTCGGTGACCTCGAAGGGGCTGGCGAGCGCGGTGCTGGAACTGCGCGCCGGTCGGGCGAAGGAACTGGGGATCGTGCCGGGCGACAAGGTGAGTTACAGCCTGCCCCGGTGATCTCCCCCTTGGCGCTCCCCGCCAATTCGGCTAGGCGCGCCTCCATGGGAATCCTGATGAAGATCTTCACCTGGTGGGACGGTGCCACCATCGGCACCCACCTCTGGGCGAGCCGCGCCAAGGGCGAGCACGTCGGCACCGATGCCGCCGGCAACAAGTATTACCGCGCTCGCCCCAAGGCAGCGGGGCCGAACGACGGCTCCTACACCAGCCGCGAAAAGCGCTGGGTGATCTACAACGGCGCCAACGATGCCAGCCGCGTGCCGTCCGAATGGCATGGCTGGCTCCACGGCACCTATGACGAGGTGCCCGAAAGCCACCTGCCGCCGCCCAAGGTGTGGGAGGTGGACTACACCCCCAACGCCACCGGCACCGCGGCCGCCTATCGCCCGCAGGGTGCGCTCGAGCGTGGCGGCCAGCGTGCGCGCGCCGTCGGCGATTACGAGGCCTGGACCCCCGGCGCCGCGGACAGCTGAGGCACCGCGTGCGGGCCTTTGTCCTCGTCCTGCCGCTGTGCCTTGCGGCGTGCGACTATTTCGCCGCGCCCGAGGGCGAGGCGGTCAAGGTCCCGCTCGAGGATGCGACGCCCGCGCCTGCGGCCGCCGCCACGGCTGCGCCCGCCAATGATTACGGCGCGACCCCGATGAACGAGCGCGTCGCGGTGCTCGGCCTGCTCAACAAGCGCAACAACGTGTCCGAAGAGCTCCGCCTCAAGCCCGGCGAGGCGCGCGAGGTGGGACCGGTGATCGTGCGCGTCTCCGCCTGCGAGCGCACCGCGCCCTGGGAGATGCCGCAGCAGACCGGCGCCTTCGTGCAGGTCGACATCCGCGAGCGGGGCGCGGCGCAGCACCGCCGCGTGTTCTCGGGCTGGATGTTCCTTGAAAGCCCGAGCCTCAATGTCGTCGAGCACCCGATCTACGATGTCTGGGTCAAGGATTGCACGATGAGCTTCCCGGGCGAGGAGGGCCCCGCCTCGCCCAAGGCCGAAGCCTCCGGCCGTCCGGCCGCCGGTGCCTCGGCCTCGCCCTCGGCTGCGGCGACGCCCGCTGCCCCTGCTCCCGCCGTTCCGGCTCCCGCGCCGCCTGCGACATAGCCCCCGGCAAAGGCGCGCCACGCCATGCCGAGGCTGGCGGGCGGCTGCCCCTGCGCGCGTTCGACCAGCCGCCGGTAATCCGCCTGCGACAGTTCGCGTGCGCCCATCGAACGCAGGTGCTCGGTCATGAACTGGCAGTCGAGCAGCACCATCCCCGCGCGCCGCATCAGCGCCACCAGCCAGGCGAGCGCGACCTTGCTCGCATCGGGCACCCGGCTGAACATGGATTCGCCGCAGAACACCCGGTCGAAGCTGACGCCGTAGAGCCCGCCGACCAGCTCGGGTTCCCCGCCCGCGCCCTCCTGCCAGCACTCCACCGAATGGGCATGCCCGGCGCGGTGGAGGCCGAGATAGGACTGGACGATGCGTTCGCTGATCCAGGTCTCGGGATGGTCGGGGCGCGGCTCGGCGCAGGCGCGGATCACCTGTTCGAAGGCGCGGTCGACCGTCACCGTGAAACGGTCCGCGCGGATCACCTTCTTCAACGACTTCGACAGGTGCAGCCCCTCGAGCGGAATGATCGCCCGCTCGCGCGGCTCGACCCAGAACACCTCCGGATCCTCGCGCCGGTCGGCCATCGGGAAGATCCCGCTGCGATAGGCGAGCAGAAGGGTCTCGACGGGGATGGGAGGGCGGCTGGGCGCGTGCATGGTTGCAGCGCACAATACATGGCCGCCCCCCGCGAGGCAAAGAGGATTGCCTATCCCGGATGCCTTGGCTAAGGGGCGCGCTCCAACGTGCTGCAGGGGTGTAGCTCAGCTGGTAGAGCATCGGTCTCCAAAACCGAGGGCCACGGGTTCGAATCCTGTCACCCCTGCCATTTTCCCGCCATCGCCGTCCGCCCGCCGCTCTCTTGCAATCGCGGCCCCGTGCGCGTAAGGGCGTCGGCGTCTTTCCGACATCGGCAGATCATCCAGCCCCTCCGGCGACCTTGTCCCGGGCGGCGCGGAGCCCTACCTGAAAGCCGGCCGGACGAGACGAGAAGGCATTACGCGAAGGAACGAGGCTGCATGGCCGACAAGATGATCGCCCCCAAGGACGGGGCCGAAGAGAAGAAGCGCAAGACCTCGCCCGCCGAGTTCTTCAACCAGGTCAAGGCCGAGACGAACAAGATCGTCTGGCCGACCCGCGAGGAGACGGTGCGCACGGCGATCTTCGTGTTCATCTTCATGCTGATCCTCTCGCTGTTCTTCCTCGGCATCGACAGCGCCTTCGGTGCGATCGTGCGCGCGCTGATCGGCCTGCTGCAGTAGGCCGAGCCGCGCCTCCCGATTCCCTGCCCGTCAGACCCATTTTCCAAGGACGACCCATGGCCCGCTGGTACATCATCCACGCTTACTCCGGTTTCGAGAACAAGGTGCGCGACGCGATCATCGCCGAGGCCGAACGCCTCGGCCTCAGTGAAGGCGTCGAGGAAGTGCAGGTCCCGACCGAGACCGTGACCGAGGTGAAGCGCGGCAAGAAGGTCCAGGTCGAACGCAAGTTCATGCCCGGCTACGTGCTCGCCAAGCTGAACATGACCGACGACATCTACCACCTCGTCAAGAACACCCCCAAGGTCACCGGCTTCCTCGGCTCAGGCAACAAGCCGCAGCCGATCTCCGAACGCGAGGCCGCGCGCTATTTCGGCGGGGTGGAAGAGGCCAAGGCCGCGCCCAAGCGCGACATCAGCGTCGATTACGAGATCGGCGATTCGGTCAAGGTCAACGCCGGGCCCTTCGCGAGCTTCAACGGGATCGTGGAAGAGCTCGATTTCGACAAGCAGAAGGTCAAGGTCTCGGTCTCGATCTTCGGCCGCGCGACCCCGGTGGAACTGGGCTTCGAGGAAGTCGAACTGGTGAAGTGAGGGGCCTGCGGCCTGCCCGCTTGGCTTTGCCCCTTCCGTTCGTGTCGAGCGCAGTCGAGACACCGGCACGCCGAGGCCTCTCGACTGCGCTCGAGGCGAACGGACGCAGGACGGGCAGGGTGCAGGTGTGAAGACCCGTCCCGGCATCTGCCAGAAGAAGCGCCGCTTCGACACGCGTGAGGCGGCCGAGGCGGTTGCGGTTGCGGCCGACACACCCTTGCGCGCCTACAAGTGCGCGCTGTGCCGCCGCTTCCACCTCACCAGCCGCACCAAGGGCCTGCGCGTCCCGCGCGTCGCGGATGAGCGGCCCTGACCCCGCCCCGCCTCCCGGACCGGCGAAGTTTACAAAGTTGACACTGTAAACTTCGGTTTCCTACGGGAATTCCATAGCTGTTTCATCGGCTTGCTCGGCAAAACCGAAGTTGACACTGTGTTTTGCGTTTTCTCCGCCTGATCGGGGAGCCAGACAGCCCTGAGCGGCGATGGCGCGCGGCATCGACAACGCGAAAGAACCGCCCGAGGCTAGCGGCAAGCACCCCGGTAGGAAAGCGCGCCAAGCGTCCGCTTTCGGGAGTGCCGTTAAGCTGCGCGAATGGCGGCAAGTGGGTGGAAATCGGTCATCCGTTTCTTCGCTCGCCAGCGACAGTTTCGCGCGCCATTCCCAGCCGTTCGGCTTGTTGGTTCGCTGCCCTAAAAGCTGACGCTTGCTCGATACCAACGGCATCAGGCTGCTCCAGCTGCCTTCGCAAAATTTGCGGTGGGTATTGGCCCCTACCGTCCCGCTCTGGTTGGGGCAGCCATGCTTTTCGCTTGCTGCCCATCTTTATTCCAAAGTTGAATCCGCGCCCCGCTTAAACGATGGTGACGGTGCATGGACAAATCAAAGCAATCAGAGCTGCTGGACGCAATCGGTGTTTGGATCAAAGCACTTGATAGCTATCCTGGCTTTCGGGAGTGGCAGAGGAAAAAGGTGGGAGCAGTGCTGTCGCTGGTGGAGGGTTTCCCGATAAGGGATGATGACCTCCCAGGGGAATTCCAATTCACAGCTGAGATTAATCGCCAGCATGAGGCCATATTGGCTTACCTAAGCCTGGCTCAATCCTTTTACACCCTGCAACAGTGCGAATTCTATTTCCGGCGCTACCCCTTTGCTCACCTACCAGTGAGCAAGGAGGATCACATACGCAACATGTGCGAGATGTATTTCAATCGCTTTTATGAATTCAAAGAGCGACTAAAGCGCTGCCTCAATGCTGTGGATGCGACCATAGAAGGCACCATTAACACAGGCCCTGTTTTGAAGAGTTTTGCCAAGGATTTTGATCAGGAGCTGAGAGCCCGCAACAGCATCCATCACCATGAGCGATTTGATGATGGCGCCATACACGGCATCGGGCTGGCCCTGATCATGGGCTACAGCGACAAGGTAGGCCCTGGCTGGAGGGATGTGGCCAACAGAGGCTACCGCCGTTCCTCGGCTGAATGGGCCGCTCGCGTGAAGCGGCGCAGTAAGATGGTAGAAACCTATCTGGAGGCTGTCGCGGGGGCCATGCTCGACATGTGCTCCTATTTGCAGCCCGAGGCTGCAAAGGCATCAGTTACCCCCAGCGTTACCCGAAGTGCGAAAAGCCCCGCAGCTCGCGCTGCCAAACCGGTCAAAAAACCTAAGCGATCATAATGGTGTACATTGTGGAAGCACTAGACCTCGAACCTATGATCAGTTGATGAAGGGTCCGCGACCCTACGGCAGTTTTTACCGATTTGTCACCAAAAGAGGACGGTCAATAATCTGCCCGTTGCGGCCACTTCTCAACCGCAAAGCGTGAGTCCGATATGGGGTCGCTAGCCGAAAGGCAGGTTCTGGCCGGAACGGGGTTGAAGCCGCCATCCCTCGATCGTCGCCCCGGACTTGATCGGGGGTCAGGCTTTTCTTCCTCTGCGCGCGAAGGGAGGGCAGCCAAGCCCCTTGTCGAGCACGGGCGACGAGCGGGGGACGGGTCGCGGCATTTCCTACACCTCTGGCAGCCGCTACGATGCGCCCCGGTTCTTTCCCATCCTTGTGCCCGGCCTGCGAGGCCGCCCGATGCCCGGGGCGCGAAACAAGGCCCCGCTTCCCTGTCCGTCCGCTTGGCGGATTCGGGTGGTAGCGTCTGAAAGTGCTAGGGAAATAGCGGTGCCACAAAGCGGACAGGGTGTCCGCTTTGTCCGCTTGGGCTGCGCTGCCGCCACAGGCGGGTTGCTTTTTTCCCGGCTTGCGCCTAGGCGCGCGCCTTCGCTCGGGCTTCGGCTCCGGGTGATTCCGTGCGGGAGCCCTCGCCATGCACAAGGCAGGGGCGTTCGACCGCTTAACATGAGCCGGGCTGGAAGCAGCGCGGCAAGAGTGCGAACAGGAGCAAGGCCTCATGGCCAAGAAAATCGAAGGCTATATCAAGCTGCAGGTGCCCGCGGGCTCTGCAACCCCCTCGCCGCCGATCGGCCCGGCGCTGGGTCAGCGCGGCGTGAACATCATGGAATTCTGCAAGGCGTTCAACGCCGCCACGCAGGAAATGGAAAAGGGCATGCCGATCCCGACGGTCATCACCGTCTACGGTGACCGTTCCTTCACCTTCGTCACCAAGACCGCGCCGGCGACCTACTTCATCAAGAAGGCCGCCAACCTCAAGTCGGGCTCGAAGGAGCCGGGCAAGGTCTCGGCCGGAACCATCAAGAGCTCGCAGATCCGCGAGATCGCCGAAGCCAAGATGGTCGATCTTAACGCGAACGACATCGAACAGGCGATGAAGATCATCGCCGGCAGCGCCCGCTCGATGGGCCTCGAAGTGGTGGAGGGCTAAGACCATGGGCAAGATCACGAAGAAGGCCAAGGTGCTGGCCTCGCTCGACCGCGAGAAGCTCTACACCATCGAGGAAGCGCTGGGCGTGCTGCGCCAGTTCAAGGGCAAGTTCGACGAGACCGTCGAAGTCGCCATGAACCTCGGCGTCGACCCGCGTCACGCCGACCAGATGGTGCGCGGCATGGTGTCGCTGCCCTCGGGCACCGGCAAGGACGTGAAGGTCGCGGTCTTCGCGCGCGGCGACAATGCCGAGAAGGCGCTGGCCGCCGGTGCCGACAAGGTCGGTGCGGAGGACCTCATGGAAGACATGATGGCCGGCAACCTCGACTATGACCGCGTGATCGCCTCGCCCGACATGATGGGCGTGGTGGGTCGTCTGGGCAAGGTGCTTGGTCCCAAGGGCCTGATGCCGAACCCGAAGCTCGGCACCGTGACCCCGAACGTCGCCCAGGCCGTCAAGGACGCCAAGGCCGGTCAGGTCGAGTTCCGCGTCGAGAAGCAGGGCATTATCCACTCGGGCATCGGCAAGCTGAGCTTCTCCGATGACGCGCTGAAGGCCAACTTCAAGGCGCTGACCGAAGCCGTCGTGAAGTCCAAGCCCTCGGGCGCCAAGGGCAAGTATGTCCGCAAGGTCTCGCTGACCTCGTCGATGGGCCCGGGCCTCAAGGTCGACCTGTCGGAAGTGGAAGGCGCGTAAGCCCTCTCCTGCCGAACTGCTGAATACGAAAAGGGGTCGGAAGCCGCGCTTCCGGCCCCTTTTGCGTCGGGCGGCGGGGGAAAGGCGACCGGTGGCGGATCATCGGCCCCGCGGAGGGGGTAGCCCCTGCGAAGGAGCGCCCCATGCTGAAAGCCGCCATCGTTCTCATCCTGCTCGCCACGGTCCTTGCGACCTACCTCACCGATTCGTTCATCGCCCCGCCGATCGGCGCGGCGCTGCTGTTCGGCGTGCTGCTGGCCGGCTGGCTCTACAACCGGGGCGACAGCCGCGCGAACCGGCGCCGGTCGGAGGAGGCCACCCGCCACCAGCGCGAGGAACGCGCGCGCGGCGACAAGTAGGCCGGCGACCGGGCGTCATGGGTCGTTTGACCCCTTGCGTTTCTTCCCGATTGCACCATCTTCTTTCACGGTCGCGCGGAACCTCTCCCCTTCCCCGCCCGCGCGCCGTGAAAGAGGTTCGCACCATGCCTGTTCCTTCCGAACGTCTGGCCGGATGGCTGTCGCTCAAGTGGCTTGTCGCAGGGGTAGCGCTCGCGGCTGACGGGCTGCTGCTCAGTTACGATCTGCGACTCGGCCTTGCAGCGGGTTCGCTGCTGGCGGTCGTGACCGTGATCTGGCTCTACATCGCGCTGCGCTACGGCTCGCTCAGCGGTACGCCCTCGGTGCGGATGGTGCCGGTCGAGCGGGCGCGCCAGCAGGAGAACCTGCGGCGCATGGCGGCAGCGCGCGACTTTGCGCGCTCAGGCGCGCAGCAGGGCGCGGATCCGGCCCAGCGCCCCTGACTGCTCGGCGAGCGCCTTGGCGCCCGCTACCCCTGCGTCGAATCCTGCCCGCGCGCCGAGCAGGGTGCGGTTGGCGAGCGTCGGCTCGAGCAGCACGAGGCTCGAGCACGCCGCCGAATGCGTTCCGAACATTTCCTTGTGCGCCCCGTCCCCCTCGGTGAAGTCGAACCAGCGGAAGCGCCTTTCCGCGAACAGCCGTTCGAGCGCATCCATCTGCAGCACCGTGCCGACCGAAAGCCGCGCCCAGTCGGGATCGTAGCCGAGGTGGGCATAGACCAGCGTCTCGCCCGCGACCGGCAGGGACAGGTAGGCGACCGGCGCGCCGCCCGCATGGAGCAGGAAGGCGCGCATCAGCCCCGCCTCCGCCGCCTCCATCATCGCCCGGCGCGCAGGCTCGTCGCCCGGCAGCCCGGCATCGAGCAGCCGCGCCTGATAGGTGCGCGCCGAGAGCGGCAGGGCGGCGGCGAGGAAGGCCGCGATCTCGGCAGGGGTGCGGTGTTCGGTGACGGTGTAGCCGCCCGCTTCCTCGGCCAGCTTCCTCGCCTTGCGCCGCAGGGTCGAGCGGGTCTTTCCCGAGAACCGGCCCATGTAGGCCTCGAAATCCTGCCCCATGTCGATGAAGTGGCGGCGGTAATCCTGCCGGCCGCCGGCGATGAAGCCCGGATAGCGCGCGGTGACGGCGGCGAGGCTTGCGGTCGGGGCTGAGAGCACCCGTACCCCGTCGCGCCCGCTAGGCGGGGCATCGGGCAGGGCGCCGGCCAGCACGTCCTCGAGGCTGAAGGCCCAGGTCGATAGACTGCGCGGCACGCTCAGCAGGCGGCGCGAGCCGAGGGTGAAGTCGATTGCCGCGCTGGCCATGCCGGCTGCCCCTTCAGAGCGCGCCGTAGAGCGTGTTGGAGACCAGCTGCTCGGCCAGCCGCCGCCCGGTGCGCATCGCGCTCGCCGGGAGCGGCTGCGCGCTCGCGCCGGTGAGGCGCAGGACGGGCGGAGTGTGGGCATAGGTGCCGGTCGTCACGCCGCGCATGGTCGCGAGCGTCTTGACGAGCCCGCCGAAGCGGCGGCGCACGATGTGGTTCACCGCCAGCTTGCGGCGGTTGATGAGCTCGAAGGAATGGCTCACGAGCGTGAAGCTGTCGCGGTCGCTGTCGCGGGCATGGCGGATCGCGCCGAGCATCTCGCCCAGCGTCAGCGCGGTGATCTGGGCATGGCGCAAGCCGCCGCCCATCGTGCCGATGCTGCCGACCGGCACCTCGATCACCCCCATGTGGCCGACCGGATCGCGGTCCTCGCTGCCGAGGCTGATCGCGCAGGCGCTCGCGCCCACGAGGGCGGGGCAGTGGCTCGAATCGTAGTCGATCCCGTTCGCCGCGAGCGCGCGCAGCGTGTTGTCGTCGGCGCCGTAATTGCCCGCGCGGAAGGCGACCGGGGCAGGGGCTCCGGCGGCGATCAGCGTGGCGCGGGCATAGTCGAGGATCGCGCATTGCTCCTCGAAGGGGAAATCGGCGAGGTTATGGCCGGTCGCCTTCGAGGGCAGCGGATTGGCGCTTCCGGCGATGGCCAGCCATTCGGTGTGGCAGTGGAGCTGCACGTCCTGCCCGGCCTCGAGGATCGGCCCGACGATGTCCTCGATCGCGGCAACGCCCCACACCAGCGCAGGCATCGGGTCGACGAAGAACACCGCCTTCTGACCGTATTGGGCCAGCAATTGCAGCTTGTGAGTGATGCCCGCAGGACCTTCCGGCGTGATGCAGGCGATCGAGCGGGCGTAATTGTCCGCCCGGTCGACCGTGCCCGGCCCGGTATAGAGACCCGAGGAATACTCGGTGTCGATGGTGATGAACACGCGGGTCATGCAAGGCTGGCATAGCAGCCAAGGGTTAAAGCGAGGTGATGATGTTTCCTGCCGGTCAGATCCCGCCGGGGGTGAAGTCGTGGCCGTGGGTGGCGAGCCCGCCGGTCAGGCTGTCGCAGCAGCTTCTCAGCGCCTCGGCCGAGGTCGAGCGGACCACGAAATTCGCCCCCACCCGCCCTTCGCGGAAGAAGGGGTAGGAGCCGATCTGGCAACCCTCGTGCGCGGCCTCGACCTCGCGCAGCAGCGCGGCGACCTCGCTTTCGGCGACCCAGCAGCCGATCGTTTCGGACAGCAGCGGCGCGCCGCCTTCGAGCTGGCCGGTGAGCGCGTCGAGCATTCCGGCGGTGATGTGGGGCACGCCCGCCATCAGGAACAGGTTGCCGCGCCGGATGCCGGGCGCGCCGGACATGCGGTTGGGGATCAGCTCCGAACCCTCGGGCACCCGGGCCATGCGCAGGCGCCCTTCATTGAGGCCGCCGCGGGTTTCGTAATACCTCTCGAGCAGCGCGCGGGCCTCGGGGGTGGATCACCACCGGCACGCCGAGCGCGGCGGCGACCGCATCGACGGTGATGTCGTCATGGGTCGGCCCGATTCCGCCGGTGGTGAACAGGTAGTCGTAGGCGGCCCGCAGCGCGTTGACCGCCTCGACGATCCGGCTCTCCACGTCCGGCACCACCCGCACCTCGGCAAGGCGGATGCCCTGCACCTGCAACCAGCTGGCGACCTGTGCGATGTTCTTGTCCTGCGTGCGGCCGGAGAGGATTTCGTCGCCGATGACGATGAGCCCGGCGGTCCAGATCTTGTCGGGAGAGGTCATGGGCTGTGGTTAGGCCAAGGCGGGCGCAATCGGAAGAGATTACCGCCCGCCTTTCGCCCTTATTCCGCCGCTTCGAGCTGCTCCTCGCCGCGCTGCGCGTTCGCGCCCGGCTTGGTGAAGGTGAGGATCCCGTCGGTGAGCGGATCCTCCTTCATGCGCTTCCTGTCGATCACGTATTCCTGGTTGAGCCGCCAGGGATAGCTGACCGAGTTCCTCGGCATGATGTGCTTGCCGCGCTGGATGTAGCCGCTCGAAAAATCGAACACGTCGTCCTCGATGATCGCGGCCTCACCCTCGGGGGTCAGCACCGGGGTGGCGATCGCCGTGCCGGTCGCGCGCATATGCTCGAGCACGCGGCACACGTAGTCCGAATTGATGTCGGCCCGCAGGGTCCAGCTGGCGTTGAGATAGCCGAACACCACCGCAAGGTTGGGCAGGTTCGAGAACATGCAGCCCTTGTAGTAGAACCGCTCGTTGAACTGCACCGGCTCGCCGTCGACGCTGACCGCGATCTTGCCGGCGACCGCCAGCTTCAGGCCGGTCGCGGTGACGACGATGTCGGCAGGCAGGAATTGCCCGTCGGTCAGCCGCACGCCGCCCTTCTCGAACTTCGCGATATGGCCGGTGACGACGCTCGCCTTGCCCGCCTTCATCGCGCGGAACAGGTCCTCGTCTGGCACGAGGCACAGGCGCTGTTCCCACGGGTTGTAGGGCGGGGTGAAGGCTGATTTGTCGTAATCCTTGCCGAGCGCCTTCTCGATCTTCTTGTAGAGCGCGTCCTTCACCTTCTGCGGGTTATCGCGCGCCAGCTTGAAGCTGAAGTCCTGCATCTTGATGTTCTTGAACCGGGTGATCCGGTACGCGAGCTTTTCGGGCAGGATGGCGCGCAGGAAGTTGGCGATGGCGTCCTTTGCCGGCCGGGTGAACATCCACGTCGGCGTGCGCTGGAGCATGGTCACGTGCCCCGCCTCGCGCGCCATCGAGGGGACGATGGTCACCGCGGTCGCCCCCGATCCGATCACCACCACGTTCTTGCCCTTGTAGTCGAGATCGTCGGGCCAGAACTGCGGGTGCAGCACCTGACCGTCGAACTCGCCGAAATCGAAGCCCGGATCATAGGGCTCGTCGTAGTCGTAATAGCCTGCGCCGAGGTAGAGGAAGTTCGCGGTCATGCGGGTGCGCGAACCGTCGGCCTTCTCCATCTCGACGTGCCAGCGCGCCTCGTCGTGGCGGAAATCGGCGCTGATCACCTTGTGGCCGAAGCGGATGTGCGGGCGGATGCCGCGCTCGTCGACGATCCGGTCGAGATATTCGAGGATCGCGGGGGCATCGGCGATCGACTTCTCGTGCCGCCAGGGCTCGAAATCGAAGCCCAGCGTGTGCATGTCGCTGTCCGAGCGGATGCCGGGATAGCGGAACAGGTCCCAGGTGCCGCCGAGATTGTCGCGCCGCTCTACGATGCAATAGCTGTGGTGCGGGGCCTTCATCTCCATGTGCGCGGCCATGCCGATGCCGGAAATGCCGGCGCCGACGATCAGGACGTCGAAATCGGGTGGTGATGCAAGCATGACGGGGCCTCTCTCTCCCTTGTTGACACCGATGTAACCACAGGCCTCGGGCAAAAGCGAGTCTTGAATGGCAAATTGCAACCGACCATCCGCCGGACGTCACCGGTCCGGACCGGGGGCAAGATTCTTGTCTTTACAGCGCCTGCCATCGCATCATTGCTGCGCTGCAACAGGGGATGTGGCATTTTTGCTACTGTCTATCATAAGTTGGCTATGACTCTTGTTAGGCGGCGCGGCGCTGATAGTTTCCTCTCCACAAGCCAAGACCGGCAACAAGACCGGCTGGAATGTGGAGAGAGGACAGCCATGACGCGCAAGTTCGCAACCTTCGCCTGCGGCCTGATGGCCTGCAGCGCATTGACCACCCCCGCCTTTGCCCAGGACGAGGATACCGACGCCCAGGCCACCCGCAACGCCGATAACGTCATCATCGTGACCGCGACCCGGCGCGCGCAGGACGTGCAGGACATTCCGCTCGCGGTGACAGCCATCGCGCCGCAGCAGCTCGAGGCGCAGCGCGTCGTCAACATCCAGCAGATCTCGGCCCTCGCGCCCTCGTTCACCGCCAGCCAGGCGCAGCTCGCCTCGGGCTCGGTGGTGCTGCGCGTGCGCGGTATCGGGACGACCTCGAACAACATCGGCTTCGAAAGCGCGGTCGGCATCTTCATCGACGGCGCCTACCAGGCCCGTCCGGGCGTGGCGCTCAGCGAATTCGTCGACGTGGAACGCGTCGAAGTGCTGCGCGGCCCGCAGGGCACGCTGTTCGGCCGCAACACCTCGGCAGGCGCGCTCAACATCACCAACGCCCGGCCCGACGTGACCGAGTTCGGCGGCTTCGTGAACGCCGAAT encodes:
- a CDS encoding flavin-containing monooxygenase, which gives rise to MLASPPDFDVLIVGAGISGIGMAAHMEMKAPHHSYCIVERRDNLGGTWDLFRYPGIRSDSDMHTLGFDFEPWRHEKSIADAPAILEYLDRIVDERGIRPHIRFGHKVISADFRHDEARWHVEMEKADGSRTRMTANFLYLGAGYYDYDEPYDPGFDFGEFDGQVLHPQFWPDDLDYKGKNVVVIGSGATAVTIVPSMAREAGHVTMLQRTPTWMFTRPAKDAIANFLRAILPEKLAYRITRFKNIKMQDFSFKLARDNPQKVKDALYKKIEKALGKDYDKSAFTPPYNPWEQRLCLVPDEDLFRAMKAGKASVVTGHIAKFEKGGVRLTDGQFLPADIVVTATGLKLAVAGKIAVSVDGEPVQFNERFYYKGCMFSNLPNLAVVFGYLNASWTLRADINSDYVCRVLEHMRATGTAIATPVLTPEGEAAIIEDDVFDFSSGYIQRGKHIMPRNSVSYPWRLNQEYVIDRKRMKEDPLTDGILTFTKPGANAQRGEEQLEAAE
- a CDS encoding polysaccharide deacetylase family protein, with translation MTRVFITIDTEYSSGLYTGPGTVDRADNYARSIACITPEGPAGITHKLQLLAQYGQKAVFFVDPMPALVWGVAAIEDIVGPILEAGQDVQLHCHTEWLAIAGSANPLPSKATGHNLADFPFEEQCAILDYARATLIAAGAPAPVAFRAGNYGADDNTLRALAANGIDYDSSHCPALVGASACAISLGSEDRDPVGHMGVIEVPVGSIGTMGGGLRHAQITALTLGEMLGAIRHARDSDRDSFTLVSHSFELINRRKLAVNHIVRRRFGGLVKTLATMRGVTTGTYAHTPPVLRLTGASAQPLPASAMRTGRRLAEQLVSNTLYGAL